The DNA window GAAATTATTTCATATCATTAATTTTGTCTGTTAATTCTGGAATAAATTCGAGCATATCAGCAACAACTCCAACGTCAGCAACTTGGAATATAGGAGCTTTTGAATTTTTATTAATTGCTACCATAAAAGGAGAGCCTTTAATTCCACCAAGATGCTGGAATGAACCGCTTATACCTAAAGCCATATAAACTTTTGGTTTAACGGTCTGACCGGATGTTCCAACCTGACGTGGTTTTTCAAGCCATTTAGCATCAACAATAGGCCTTGAGCATGAAACTTCAGCGCCCATAGCTTTTGCAAGATCCCGAATAATTTCAAGATTATCCTGTTCTCCAATACCTCTTCCAACAGAAACAAGAACGTCAGCTTTAGTAATATCAACTTCGCCAACTTCTCCTTTAACAACTTCAAGGAAACGTCTTTTAGCAGTTACGGAGCCAGCATCTGCTGTTTTATCAACCACTTTTCCGCCTGCATTAGCTTCTTCAGGCTTAAAGCAGCCGCCTCTAACATTTATAACAGCTCCTGCGGAAATATCACATTCAACATGGGTACTTACTTGACCACTGTATTCTTGACGAACGATTTTAAGAGAGCTTCCAGAAACGCCGTCAATACCTACAACGTCTGCAACATAAGCTGTATCAAGTTTTACTGAAAGGCCTGGGGATAAATCCATACCAAAAGTAACATGAGGAACAAGAACAATGCTTCCTTTTGGGAGCATATTAACAAGCATGCCTCTAATAATTTCAGCGTTAGGATAAGCAACTTCGGCTTTATTAACTTTCCATACTTCGCTATATGCAGAAGCAACTGCATTTGCTACTTTATCAACATTGTCACCACTGCCCATTACGATTGCTGTAAGGGCTGCGCCTGCGTCAATTTTTTTTGCTGCGGCAGCGAGTTCCATTGCAGAATCATCAGGAACTCCGTCCTTATGGACTATATATGCAAAAATCTGTTGAGCCATTATTTTATACCTCCTTTGCTTTTTAAGAGTTCGATCAGTTTTTCAATGATCTCATCATTACTACCTTCGAGGATTTCTGCGCCTTTACCAAGTTCAGGAACAAAATAATCTAATCTTTTAACTTTTGCTTTAATAGCATCGGCAGAAATTCCTAAATCAGAAAGTCCATGAACAGGAATATCAACAGAAGCTACTTTTCTGATTCCTCTTATACCTACATATCTTGGTTCATTTATACCAGTCTGGATAGAAAGAACACATGGAAGGTCAATTTCGTTCATTTCTTGATTTCCACCTTCAATTTCCCTTCCAACCTTAAGTTTACCGTCGAGGTCTTCAATTTTATTAACAAGGGAAGCATAAGGCATATCAAGCATTGCTGCAAGCATTCCACCGACTTGACCAGCTCCATCGTCAGCTTGAGCACCTGTAAGAATAAGGTCATATTTACCTTTTTGCACAATGGCTTTTAATATGGTTGCAATACCTTTACCATCAGTTGTTGCAAATGCATCATCTGAAAGTAAAATACCATTGTTAGCACCCATAGCCATTTCTCTTCTGAGTATTTCTTCAGAATCACTATCACCAACTGTTACAACTGTTACAGAACCGCCAACCCTGTCTACAATCTGAATGGCTTCTTCAACAGCATAGTTATCCCATTCATTTACCGAATAAACAAGGTCATCTCGTTTAATATCGGTACCGTCTTTATTAACCTCTATTTCGTTTTCAGAGGTATCGGGTACTCTTTTCACACAAACCAAAATTTCCATCTTTAAAATCCTCCATACTTTTTTATTAGTTTACACCGCTATTATTTTTTTAAATGCCGCGCAATAAGTTCAGCAAGGTCTATTGCTTCCATCTTTCCTTCAAGGCCACTTACTTTTATTGCATCTTCAATATTAACAAGACAGAAAGGACATGCAGTTACAATTACGTTCGCTCCAGCTTCATTCGCCATTTTAACTCGTACTACGCCCATTCTTTCTTCTTCTTCTGGCTCATAAAACAGCATAAGCCCGCCGCCGCCGCAACAAAACGATCTATCTTTGTATCTTTTTCCAATTTCAACCCTTGTAATACCAGGTATTGCATCAATAGCCGCTCTTGGGTCATCATAAATTAAATTATGCCTTCCAAGATAACATGGGTCATGGTATGCATAAACTTTTGATCCATCTTCTACAGGATTCAAGGCAATTGAACCGTCCTTTATGCTTCTTATAATAAACTGACTTATGTGTTCAACAGGGGGCATATTTTTGTAATCATTTTTCAAAGCATTTAATGCATGTGGATCAGCTGTAACAATGTGTTTTGCACCTGAATTCATTATAGCTTCGCTATTTTGGCTCTTTAAGTCTTGAAAAAGCATTTCTTCTCCAAAACGCCTTACATCATGACCACTGTCTTTTTCTTCTGGACCTAAAATTCCAAAGTCAGCGCCTGCTGCTTGTAATATTGTAGCTGTAGCTTTTCCTATGTTTTGCATTCTATCATCAAAAGAAGTAATACTATCAGCAAAATAAAGGGTATCAACAGGGCCTTCTTTGCCTACAAGTTTAACTTTGCATTCTGCTGCAAATTCTTTACCTGTAGCCCATTCAGCTCTTTTCTTTTCCATTTTACCCCAAGGATTACCTCTTTTTTCCATAGCTTTTAAAGCTTTTTGCAATGATTGAGGTACCATTCCTTCGTCAACCATGCCTCTTCTAAGATCAACTATCTTATCAATATATTCAATCCCAATAGGACATTCTTCTTCACAAGCTCCGCAGGTTGTGCATGACCATATTTCATCTTCAGAATAAATGTCTCCAATAAGAGCTTGTCCTTTAACAAAATCACCTTTAAGTGGAAAATGTTTAAATATATAATCTCTCGCTTTTATTGTAATAAATCTTGGAGATAAAGGACGTTTTACAGCATTAGCAGGACAGTTGTCAGAACATCTTCCGCAGTCAGCACAAGTGTAGAAATCAAGTATATGCTTCCATGTAAAATCCTCTATTTTTTTAACACCAAA is part of the Desulfobacterales bacterium genome and encodes:
- a CDS encoding electron transfer flavoprotein subunit beta/FixA family protein yields the protein MEILVCVKRVPDTSENEIEVNKDGTDIKRDDLVYSVNEWDNYAVEEAIQIVDRVGGSVTVVTVGDSDSEEILRREMAMGANNGILLSDDAFATTDGKGIATILKAIVQKGKYDLILTGAQADDGAGQVGGMLAAMLDMPYASLVNKIEDLDGKLKVGREIEGGNQEMNEIDLPCVLSIQTGINEPRYVGIRGIRKVASVDIPVHGLSDLGISADAIKAKVKRLDYFVPELGKGAEILEGSNDEIIEKLIELLKSKGGIK
- a CDS encoding (Fe-S)-binding protein, giving the protein MNAVLISPAKASILGIPLAIFALIIPVVGIAFFTYIIAKRLAPIILAAPDERFDNLPARIKNVLVIWLGQYKQPRYMLAGVLHILIFAGFLILSVRSISLVVIGLKEDFVLPGLGGILGHIYNVIKDYAATGVLTACIIAMIRRGIFKPARYAVPAKYGKDHTAEAVFVLCLISGLMISESLFEATFFAAEIQKGITTEFIPPLSLVWFETLILQFVSISALQKIHIISYFIHDLIFFFFLCFLPLGKHFHVITSVFNVIFMRVRKGNVKPVRYGVPDEKLDEIESFGVKKIEDFTWKHILDFYTCADCGRCSDNCPANAVKRPLSPRFITIKARDYIFKHFPLKGDFVKGQALIGDIYSEDEIWSCTTCGACEEECPIGIEYIDKIVDLRRGMVDEGMVPQSLQKALKAMEKRGNPWGKMEKKRAEWATGKEFAAECKVKLVGKEGPVDTLYFADSITSFDDRMQNIGKATATILQAAGADFGILGPEEKDSGHDVRRFGEEMLFQDLKSQNSEAIMNSGAKHIVTADPHALNALKNDYKNMPPVEHISQFIIRSIKDGSIALNPVEDGSKVYAYHDPCYLGRHNLIYDDPRAAIDAIPGITRVEIGKRYKDRSFCCGGGGLMLFYEPEEEERMGVVRVKMANEAGANVIVTACPFCLVNIEDAIKVSGLEGKMEAIDLAELIARHLKK
- a CDS encoding electron transfer flavoprotein subunit alpha/FixB family protein; translation: MAQQIFAYIVHKDGVPDDSAMELAAAAKKIDAGAALTAIVMGSGDNVDKVANAVASAYSEVWKVNKAEVAYPNAEIIRGMLVNMLPKGSIVLVPHVTFGMDLSPGLSVKLDTAYVADVVGIDGVSGSSLKIVRQEYSGQVSTHVECDISAGAVINVRGGCFKPEEANAGGKVVDKTADAGSVTAKRRFLEVVKGEVGEVDITKADVLVSVGRGIGEQDNLEIIRDLAKAMGAEVSCSRPIVDAKWLEKPRQVGTSGQTVKPKVYMALGISGSFQHLGGIKGSPFMVAINKNSKAPIFQVADVGVVADMLEFIPELTDKINDMK